The following nucleotide sequence is from Candidatus Poribacteria bacterium.
GAGAGAAGTTGATGTGCTCGTCAATTATCTGCCGGTGGGCAGCGAAGAGGCGACGAGATGGTACGCCGAACAGGCGTTGAAGGCGGGATGTGCCTTCGTCAACTGTATGCCGGCCTTCATAGCGAAGGATAAGAAATGGCAGGAGAGATTTCAGGAGACGGGATTGCCGATCGTGGGGGATGATATAAAATCCCAGGTCGGAGCTACGATCACACATAGAGTCCTGACCAAGCTCTTCAACGACAGAGGGGTCAAGCTTGAGAGAACCTATCAGCTTAACGTAGGCGGCAACATGGACTTCAAGAACATGCTCGAAAAGGAGAGGCTCGTCTCCAAGAGGATTTCCAAGACGGATGCTGTGGTATCACAGCTTGATTACGAACTTCACCCCGATAACGTTTACATCGGCCCCAGCGATTATGTCCCCTGGCTGACCGATCGTAAGATCTGCTTTCTGAGGATGGAGGGCACAGCCTTCGGAGGGGTACCGCTCGTGCTGGATCTGAGGCTTGAGGTATGGGATTCGCCCAACTCGGCCGGAGTGGCGATAGACGCCATAAGATGCGCTAAGATCGGGTTGGATAGGGGAATCAGCGGACCGCTATACGGTCCCTGCGCCTACTTCATGAAATCGCCTCCGATCCAATATCCCGATCCGGTCGCCAGGGAGATGACAGAGGCCTTCATAGAGGGAAGATGATCGGCTATGGAGTATCAAGTTAAGCTCCGGTATTACTTCAGCTTCGTGGTCGATCCGGTGGCCCGAGCGCTTTTAAAGGTCGGGCTGACACCTAATATATTGACGTTGTTCGGCCTGTGCGTGAATCTCATCGCAGGAGCCTTTCTTGGCTTTTCCTATCTAACCACAGGCGGGCTTCTCATACTGGCTGCCGGTAGCTTCGATATGCTGGACGGTTCCGCGGCGCGACAGAGCAATAGAAAAAAAGCATCGGGGGCTCTGCTGGATTCCGTCATAGATAGATACTCCGAGGCCGCTATATTTCTCGGCCTGTCGATCCATTTCTACCTGAGCCATAATATCATAGGTCTCAGCATGACCTTCGCAGCTATGGCTGGTTCCTTCTTCGTCAGTTATGTCCGAGCACGTGCCGAGGGGTTGGATCTGGAATGCAAGGTTGGGCTGATGCAGAGAACCGAAAGGCTGGTGTTGCTCTCGGCCGGGCTGATATCACAGGGAGCTTTCTCATATTTCGGCGTTCTATCGAACGAGGTGCTCATAACCATCGTCGTTTCGCTGCTTGCGGCTTTGGCCCATATGACCGCCTTACACCGCCTCATCTTCTCCTTCAAAGCGCTCGATCGGGCCAGTAGAGCCTGATTTGCCAACCGGCTAGATCTGAAGTATAATTAAGCTGAACGCAGATTAAAGGAGGAGATCTTTATGGGCAGCATCGGATGGTCGGAGCTACTGGTTATATTCCTCGTCGTCCTGTTGCTCTTCGGCACCAAAAGGCTCCCTGAGGTTGGAAGATCTCTTGGGAAAGCCATAAGGGAGTTCAAAAAAGCAGGTAAAGAGCTGCAGGACGATCTCTACACGAATCTGGATTTGGATGAGGATGACGATACGGTAAGCCGAAAAAGTGAAAAGCAGGTCGGGCAGGGATGACGTTAAGGAGATGACCTTCCTCGAACACCTCGAAGAGCTTAGGCGGAGGATTATCGTCTGTATCATAGCGGTGTTCGTGGGGATGGTCATCAGTATCTGGTTTAAAGATCAGCTTCTCAACTTCCTGGAGCTTCCTCTCAGATTTAGAGCTCAGCGATTTATCGGCGACCTTCTCAGAAGAGCGACCGGTGGTAGGGATAACTCGATATGGAATTATATCTCCCTTTTTCTCAGGTCTCGCTCCTCTATGCGAACGAACGTTGATATTATCATAACAGGACCTCTGGAGAGCTTCCTGGCCCTTCTGAGGATATCGCTGGCGACGGGAACCGTAATGGCGGCGCCGGTGTTGCTCTACGAGATATGGGCCTTCGTTCTGCCGGCCTTAAAACCGCACGAGAAACGATATGCTCTTCCGCTTTTCGCCCTTCTGACCTTCTTCTTCATCATCGGCGCCTTCTTCGCCTTTTTCGTCGTCGCTCCGATAGGGTTAGAAGTGTTCGCAAATTTATGGGGAGGATATCATTCCGGACTGAGGAACCTCTGGACGTTGAACAGGTACGTCACCTTCATCACCAAGTTGATTCTCGGCTTCGGAGCGGCCTTCGAACTTCCGATAGTGATGGCCTTTATCTCATATATCGGAATCATAGATTCCAACGGCTTCAGGGAGAGGAGAAGATACGCCATAGTTTTGATCATGCTTCTCTCCGCCTTTCTGACGCCATCGGATGTTTTGACGATGTTGTTGATGGCGGGGCCGCTGATGGCCCTCTATGAACTGGGAATCTGGTTTTCTGTCCTAACAGAACGTAGACGGGAGCCGCTTACAGATGGCTGAGACGGTCAAGGATAAACTGAAACGGTTGTATGAGCTTCAAACCATAGACGAGAGGATAAAGGAGCTTCAAACCAAATTTCGCGGGATACCCATACGCGAAAAACAGATCGAGGAAGAACGGGATAGGGCAAAAGCCTCCCTGGAGAAGAAAAGAAACCGATATAAGGAGATGCTCAAACTCCAGGGGCGCAAAAATCTGGAGCTCGAAGAACAGGGCGAAAAGCTAAACAGATATAAAGCACAGAGATTCCAGGTCAAAACCAACGAAGCCTTCGCAGCTCTGGAGAGAGAGATAGAGGCTACGCTCAAAAGACGGGCTGAGCTGGAGGAGGAGATACTGGAGCTCATGATCTCCATAGATTCCTTCTCGGAGGAATTGAAGGAGGAAGAGGAAAGATATCGAAGGGCAGAGGAGAAGTATCGAAGGAATGCCGAGGAACTGAAAAAAGCGGCGGAAAAGCTTAAATCGAAGATGCAGACCTGGATTGACAAACGGAATGCCCTTATCCCGAAGATCGACCCGGATATCCTGAGAAGATATGAGGAGTGGCGTCGAAAAGGTGATTTCATGCTATCTGTCGTTGATAGGAATGTCTGCGGAAGATGCTTCCTGGCCCTTCCACCTCAGACCGTCGCCGAGCTGCGAAAGGGCGAACGGTTGATAACCTGCAATAGTTGTGGGCGGGTGCTGATATGGAAGGGATGGATCGATGAGGACGCTTAAGATCTACGTCGACGGCGCCTCAAGCGGAAATCCGGGTGAAGCGGGATATGGTTTCCTCATCAAAGATGAAGAGGATAATATCCTGACGAGCAAATCGGGATATATCGGTCGGACAACCTGTAACGTGGCCGAATATACGGCTCTGATACTCGCCTTACAGGAAGCGATGAGGTTTAAACCCGATCACGTCGAAATATACACCGATAGTCAACTTGTGGCCGAACAGATATCCGGAAGATATAGGGTTAATTCGAGAAGCCTGAAGGTCCTGCATCAAAAGGCCCTTTCCCTCCTCAGCGGTTTCAAAGGTTTCACCGTTAAAAGGATACCTAGATCCCAGAACAAGGAGGCGGATAAGCTAGCTACCTCGGCGATAAGGAAGCACAGGGAAAGGGCTAGAGACGAAATGGGAGGTGAAGGATGATCCATACGAATGCCGATAAGCTGATCAGGATCTCCGTCTGTGGCGAGATAGACCATCCCAGCGCCACACCATATCGTATATCCTCCGAAGGGATACCGATGGTGCTCCCCGGCGTCGGGGGGATAACCTATAACCTCAGAATCGGTGATCCGGCTGTGGGATGGATGGCGGATCACGTCGAACCGGGAGTTAGCATCAAAAATTCCGATGGCAAGGCTAACGATGGACTCAACACGCTGGCATGTATCGGCAACGAGGCCATCGTCGTGAGCGGCGAGGCAAAAGGGGCAAAGGGGGTGGTTGTCGGGAAACACGGGGGGATAGAACACGTGCTGGTGGATTTCCCGCCCGATGTGCTCGATAAGCTCATGATCGGAGATAAAATCCTCGTAAAAGCCTATGGCGTCGGATTGAAGCTGATCGATTTCCCGGACGTGAAGGTGATGAACTTGGATCCCTCCCTCTTGACTTTCCTGGAGGCCGCCGGATTGACGGTGGATGAAAACGGAGATCTAGTTGTGCCGGTAACGCATCGGATCCCATCCTGTATAATGGGCTCAGGACTAGGTTCCAATACCGCTCATAGGGGAGATTACGATATCCAGCTCTTCGATGAGTCGATCGTAAAGGAGTATGGTCTTGAGGATCTTAGGCTCGGAGACCTTGTGGTGATAATCGATGCCGATAACTCCTTCGGTCCTATCTATAAACGAGGAGCGGTGACGATAGGGATCGTCGTGCATAGCGATTGCGTCACAGCCGGGCACGGACCAGGCGTGACGAGATTGATGACCTCCTCAACGGGGAGGATAAAGCCGAAGATAGATCCGAGGGCGAATATCGCTTACATCTTGAAGCTCAGATGATCACATCACCTCGTCAAGGGTGATGCCATACCTTTTGATCTTACGCCATAATGTGGTCCGCCCGATACCAAGTTCCCTAGCCGCCTCCTCATATGTCTTACACCGCTTTAGCTTATGCACTATATAGGCGCGCTCGACCTCTTTAAGCGTGAGATCATCTTTGATCCTGAAGGTGTTTCCCTTTCTGGAGAGGGGGGATCTATAAGGGTCGGCCGACCCATATCTGATTTTAGGCGGCAGGTCCTCCAACTCTATAAAGTCGGATCTGGTCAGCACGACAGCACGTTCTATGGCGTTCTCAAGTTCCCTGACGTTGCCCGGCCAATCGTAATTCATCAGAGCCGCCATTGCGTCGGGCGAGATACCATTGATCGCCTTTTCCATCTTCTGTGAGAACCTTTTCAGGAAATGGTCCGCCAACAGCGGTATATCTTCCCTGCGATCCCGAAGCGGCGGCAGGTAGATTGCCACAACGTTTAACCTGTAATAGAGATCCTTCCTGAAATTTTTATTTTCAACTGCCTCTTCCAGATCGACGTTCGTGGCAGCTATCAGGCGGACATCAACGTGGACGGGTCTATTCTCACCTATTCTTCTGACCTCGCCGTATTGGAGGAACCTGAGAAGCTTAACCTGTGTGCTCAGCGACATCTCCCCGATCTCATCCAGGAAGACGGTACCCCCGTTCGCCTCCTGCAAGATCCCTATCTTATCCCTGTCAGCTCCCGTGAAAGCTCCCCTGACGTGACCGAAGAGCTCGCTTTCCTGCAGGTTTTCAGGTATCGCCCCACAGTTGACAGTTATAAGCGGCATATGGCGTCTCCTGCTGTTTTTATGGATAGCCCTCGCAACCAGTTCCTTTCCCGTGCCGCTTTCACCCAGTATCAGAACGGTACAGTCGGTTTTGCACACCTGTGTGATGAGGTCGAAAACCTCTTTCATAGCGGGAGTTCGACCTATCAGGCCGTTAAGCTCATATCCGCCCCCGCTCCAGGCGATCGAACTTCTTCCGATGAGAGCGGCCTCCACCTTTCTCAGCACGTCGTTCCCCTGGAAAGGCTCGCTGATAAAATCAAAGGCTCCGGCCTTAATAGCTCTAACGGTGTCATCCACCGTTCCATAGGCGGATATGACTATGACCTCCGGCGGGAACGGTCTCTTCCTAGCTTCCCTTAAAACCTCATATCCCGATCCGCTCCCTCCCAATCCCAGATCGGTTATGACCAAATCGTAACTTGCCCTTCTCATGCAGGCGATCGCTTCATCGCCTGAGGCTACCTCCTCCACCTCATGTCCGTTATGTTTGAGGATGGCTCTCAGAGTTGCCCTCACACCCTGATCATCATCTACGATCAATATCTTCGACATGATCAACACCTTCCGCCCGTTTAGGGACACGGCACGCCGTGTCCCTTTGTGTTAATGTTAAAGCTTCGGATAGCTCGGCACCTTCTTGTAGATCTTCCAGTTCTCGGATATTATCTTCCAGGTGTTATCTTTGACATCTCTGACGAACTTAAGCTGTTTGGTGCCGAAATCCTGATAAGCGATCCTTTTATTGTCTGCAACCCAAGCTTTGTACTCCTGTAGGAAATTGACGTCGGCCGTCGCGTAATCGCCTTTGATCTGAAGCGTGGATATGTTCACCTCGATCCTGCCGTATCTTTTCCACAATCTCCTCATTCTCCTGCGTAGCTCCTCCTTGGTCAGCTTCACCGGATACTCCTTGCCGTTCACCACTGTAACCCTTCTTATTTCGGCGAAATCGGCATATTTGCCGACGTACCGGTCCACATCCTTTTTCTCCCATGCCTGCCGCCAGTCCTCTATGATCTGTCTGAGTTTGAGCTCGGTGTCGAGGGGGGTACCCCTTTCGACCTTCGCTGTAGGGGGTTTCTCCGTTCCGGGCTTGCCTCTGACCTCAGGTTTTCTCACGACCGGAGCGGTGGCCGATATGTAGCTCTCCTCATCGATCACCCTCCACCGTCTGCTGAAGCCGCGGCGTGCGATGATGAGTCGCTTCTTGGTCTCAGCTACGGATCCATCTTTCCTGTGTATCTTCACCGATATACCGGAGAACATCATACGTTTGTCATTTCCCTTCTTCTCGATCTCATCCAGGTTTATCTCAAGCTTGTTGTTCTTCATCAGCTCTGCTGCCTCTTTAAAGTGGGGTTCCCTTTTTCTTCTAGCGGTCTCATCCCACAGCGACTCATAAAGTTTCACATCTCCCCTTTCAACGGCGTTTTTCCAAACCTTGATAAACTCGTCGGGAGTTCTGCGGTCATAGGTGATCAACATAACGGTTAGGATTACGAGCACAGCCAGGAGGACGCTTCCAATCGGTATCAGTGCGTATTTGATCTCCGCTCTCATCCTCTCACCTCCGCACGGCGTAATCTGGGACCGATTCGTAGAAACGCCATATCTCCTTTGTGATCTTCCACTGGGAGTCGAGTTTTCTCACGTATGCCTCTCTGACCCACACGTCCACGAGCTTGGTCACGCCGCCCTTACCGTTTGCTTTTGTCTCTCGTCTGAGGGTATATCTGCCCACGACGGCCCTTTCGCTGAAACTTTTCTCGGCGAGTTTCCAGCCGCGCTCGGCCTGTTTTCTTAGCTCTGACTCGAACTGGCTCCGCGACAGCTCGGTCTTGCTCTCTTCGCCGCCTTTGACGATCACCTTCGTGAACTTGGCGTCCGGAGCATATCTAAGCAGATGCCGGGCGATGTTGCCGTTGGCCCAATCCAGATACCAGCTCTCCACGAAGGACCTTGCCTCCTGAATCTCCTTCTCGCTCAGCGGCGGTGGATATGATTTCGCCTCTTCGGCCTGTTGCTTGGCGACGTACTCCCTGGCCTTGGCGATCGCCAGCTCTCTGGCCTTTTCCCTCTCGATCCTACTTATCTTCTTAGAGTAGGCAACGGCCTGGGATCTAGCCCTTTCCCTTGCGGCTTCAGCTTCTCTTTCAGCTTGTTCGAGCTGAGTTCTGGTCTGCTCCATCTGGCTGCTGAGCTTCTTTATGAGACGTTCGGCCTCCCTCTGACTCCTGTGTTGGGCGAGCCTGGCTTCATCGAGCTGATCTTTCAACGCGTCCAGTTGGCTCTGAAGTCTATCGATCTCCTGATAGGCCCTCTCAACCTCCCTCTCGGCCTCTCTCTGTGCCCGTTGTGCCTCCTCAAGC
It contains:
- a CDS encoding inositol-3-phosphate synthase gives rise to the protein MGKIRLAIVGAGNCASSLIQGVHYYRNAKEGEFIPGLMHVVLGGYHVSDIEPVAAFDVDRNKVGRDLADALLSPPNNTIQFAAIPKTGVIVQRGPTFDGIGRYYKETIEESDEKPVDVAAVLKEREVDVLVNYLPVGSEEATRWYAEQALKAGCAFVNCMPAFIAKDKKWQERFQETGLPIVGDDIKSQVGATITHRVLTKLFNDRGVKLERTYQLNVGGNMDFKNMLEKERLVSKRISKTDAVVSQLDYELHPDNVYIGPSDYVPWLTDRKICFLRMEGTAFGGVPLVLDLRLEVWDSPNSAGVAIDAIRCAKIGLDRGISGPLYGPCAYFMKSPPIQYPDPVAREMTEAFIEGR
- a CDS encoding CDP-alcohol phosphatidyltransferase family protein, which encodes MEYQVKLRYYFSFVVDPVARALLKVGLTPNILTLFGLCVNLIAGAFLGFSYLTTGGLLILAAGSFDMLDGSAARQSNRKKASGALLDSVIDRYSEAAIFLGLSIHFYLSHNIIGLSMTFAAMAGSFFVSYVRARAEGLDLECKVGLMQRTERLVLLSAGLISQGAFSYFGVLSNEVLITIVVSLLAALAHMTALHRLIFSFKALDRASRA
- the tatA gene encoding twin-arginine translocase TatA/TatE family subunit, encoding MGSIGWSELLVIFLVVLLLFGTKRLPEVGRSLGKAIREFKKAGKELQDDLYTNLDLDEDDDTVSRKSEKQVGQG
- the tatC gene encoding twin-arginine translocase subunit TatC; this translates as MKSRSGRDDVKEMTFLEHLEELRRRIIVCIIAVFVGMVISIWFKDQLLNFLELPLRFRAQRFIGDLLRRATGGRDNSIWNYISLFLRSRSSMRTNVDIIITGPLESFLALLRISLATGTVMAAPVLLYEIWAFVLPALKPHEKRYALPLFALLTFFFIIGAFFAFFVVAPIGLEVFANLWGGYHSGLRNLWTLNRYVTFITKLILGFGAAFELPIVMAFISYIGIIDSNGFRERRRYAIVLIMLLSAFLTPSDVLTMLLMAGPLMALYELGIWFSVLTERRREPLTDG
- a CDS encoding ribonuclease HI family protein, whose protein sequence is MRTLKIYVDGASSGNPGEAGYGFLIKDEEDNILTSKSGYIGRTTCNVAEYTALILALQEAMRFKPDHVEIYTDSQLVAEQISGRYRVNSRSLKVLHQKALSLLSGFKGFTVKRIPRSQNKEADKLATSAIRKHRERARDEMGGEG
- a CDS encoding DUF4438 domain-containing protein, which translates into the protein MIHTNADKLIRISVCGEIDHPSATPYRISSEGIPMVLPGVGGITYNLRIGDPAVGWMADHVEPGVSIKNSDGKANDGLNTLACIGNEAIVVSGEAKGAKGVVVGKHGGIEHVLVDFPPDVLDKLMIGDKILVKAYGVGLKLIDFPDVKVMNLDPSLLTFLEAAGLTVDENGDLVVPVTHRIPSCIMGSGLGSNTAHRGDYDIQLFDESIVKEYGLEDLRLGDLVVIIDADNSFGPIYKRGAVTIGIVVHSDCVTAGHGPGVTRLMTSSTGRIKPKIDPRANIAYILKLR
- a CDS encoding sigma-54-dependent Fis family transcriptional regulator; translated protein: MIMSKILIVDDDQGVRATLRAILKHNGHEVEEVASGDEAIACMRRASYDLVITDLGLGGSGSGYEVLREARKRPFPPEVIVISAYGTVDDTVRAIKAGAFDFISEPFQGNDVLRKVEAALIGRSSIAWSGGGYELNGLIGRTPAMKEVFDLITQVCKTDCTVLILGESGTGKELVARAIHKNSRRRHMPLITVNCGAIPENLQESELFGHVRGAFTGADRDKIGILQEANGGTVFLDEIGEMSLSTQVKLLRFLQYGEVRRIGENRPVHVDVRLIAATNVDLEEAVENKNFRKDLYYRLNVVAIYLPPLRDRREDIPLLADHFLKRFSQKMEKAINGISPDAMAALMNYDWPGNVRELENAIERAVVLTRSDFIELEDLPPKIRYGSADPYRSPLSRKGNTFRIKDDLTLKEVERAYIVHKLKRCKTYEEAARELGIGRTTLWRKIKRYGITLDEVM
- a CDS encoding DUF4398 domain-containing protein, producing MRIYKPALPLLILLVTVPLLSSCGAKLGEIRPENVNSSISDAQRAIEEAKRLGAEEYAKDQLMRAETLLAQAQEAFTRRDGLRAMDLAYKAMAEAKAAGLASWRIQKRREETERLLKSKEAELERMRQQLAQAQKQMRDARNEMAYLTERVSKLEEEKRRELEEAQRAQREAEREVERAYQEIDRLQSQLDALKDQLDEARLAQHRSQREAERLIKKLSSQMEQTRTQLEQAEREAEAARERARSQAVAYSKKISRIEREKARELAIAKAREYVAKQQAEEAKSYPPPLSEKEIQEARSFVESWYLDWANGNIARHLLRYAPDAKFTKVIVKGGEESKTELSRSQFESELRKQAERGWKLAEKSFSERAVVGRYTLRRETKANGKGGVTKLVDVWVREAYVRKLDSQWKITKEIWRFYESVPDYAVRR